The genomic DNA AAACAATATTTCCAAAAAAAGATATCAATTTGAAAGAGAAGGATATTTTTACATTGATAAAAGTTATTATGTTACAAAAAAATTAATATTTAACAGAATAGTAACATTAAAAAGCAACATAAAAAAACCCATCCATAAAATTATTAAATAATTGCATACTTTAAATAAATCAAGGAATTTACTAATCTACTTTCAATATATTAAAAACTATTTTATTGTATATAAAAAAATTAAAAATCTAATTCCCTGATAAGAGCCAAATATTTTAGGATGAATTTAATTTTCATCTATTAGTAATAAATGTTTAAATAACCTATAAAATATTTTAAACGTTTCCTTTAAATGCAACACTCAATAAAAAAAATTATTATCATTAAATAATAATATTTGTATTAAAATAAAACAAATACTATATGCAATCCATTCAAAGGTAAAAAATTAATATAGTTTGATTTTATAAAACTATATTATTATTTTTAATAATCCTATTTATACTCCATTTTAATTTTGGTTAGATATGACAACATATTATGTTTTTATAACAGGGGGTGTAGTATCATCTCTTGGAAAAGGTATTACAACAGCGTCTTTAGCCGCAATTCTCGAAGCACGAAATCTTAATGTAACTATTATAAAACTAGATCCATATATTAATGTAGATCCAGGAACCATAAGTCCAACACAACACGGTGAAGTATTTGTTACGGAAGATGGAGCAGAAACAGATCTAGATTTAGGACATTATGAACGGTTTATTCGAAATAAAATGACTCGTCAAAATAATTTTACTACAGGTAGTATTTATTCTGAAGTGTTAAAAAAAGAAAGAGATGGGGATTATCTAGGTTCTACGATTCAAGTAATTCCTCATATTACTAATGCTATTAAAAATAGAATTATTGCATGCTCTAAAGGTAAAGATATCATTTTTGTCGAAATTGGTGGTACTGTAGGAGATATAGAATCATTACCTTTTTTAGAAGCAATTCGACAAATGGCAGTAGATGTAGGAAAAAGAAATACTATATATATTCATTTAACTTTAGTTCCTTATATATCAGTTACAGGAGAAATTAAAACTAAACCAACTCAACATTCAGTTAAAGAGTTACTATCAATTGGAATACAACCAGACATATTAATTTGCCGTTCAAAAAAAACAATTTCAATTATAGAACGCAAGAAAATTGCATTGTTTTGTAACGTTTCAGAAAAATCAGTAATTTCATTAAAAGACGTTAAATCCATTTATACCATTCCAAAATTATTAAATATACAAAAAGTAGATAACTTAATTTGTAATCATTTTAAATTAAACGCTCCAAAAGCCAACTTATCAGAATGGGATCAAGTTATATTTAATGAACATAATTCTAACAAAACAGTAACTATTGGAATTATTGGAAAATACGTTGAATTGCCAGATGCTTACAAATCTGTTATAGAAGCATTAAAACATGGTGGACTTCAGAACAAAACGATTATTAATATAAAATTGATTAATTCTAAAAATATTAACGAATCAAATATTAACTCATTAGAATTTCTACACGGAATTTTAATTCCAGGGGGATTTGGAAAAGCAGGAATAAACGGGAAAATAGTATCTGTAAAATATGCTAGAGAAAATAATATTCCATTTTTTGGTATCTGTTTAGGAATGCAAATCGCATTAATAGAATTTGCTAGAAATGTTGTAGGTTTGAAAGAAGCTAATTCTACAGAATTTTTACCAAAATGTAAATATCCAGTAATTTCTTTAATACAAGAGCAAAAAAAAATATTAAATAAAACAACAAGTAAAACTAATAAAAAAAGATTGTTAGGAAAAATGCGGTTAGGTAGTCAAATATGCTATTTAAAAAACAATAGTCTATCTAAAAAACTATATGGAGCTAATACTATAGTAGAACGACATAGACATCGATATGAAGTAAATAACAATTTTTTAAAAGAAATCGAAAAACGCGGCTTGAATGTTACAGGACTATCTGAAAATAAAAAATTAGTAGAAATTATCGAATTATCTAATCACATATGGTTCCTAGCTTGTCAATTTCATCCAGAATTTACGTCAACACCGAGAGATGGACATCCATTGTTTTCTAATTTTATTAAAGCAGCATTGCAATACAAAAAAAAACATAACATTCATTGTTAAACTTAAGATATAATTAGAAATGTCTAACATAACATAATAATTTAAAAAGAGATCATCTATCATGATTAAAATAAAAAAAATTCTTGCCAGAGAAATAATAGACTCTAGGGGTTATCCAACTGTTGAATCCGAAGTACATGTAGAAGGAGGATTTTTTGGATTAGCATCGTCACCTTCTGGATCTTCAACAGGTTCTAAAGAAGCATTAGAATTACGCGATAATGATGCATCTCGATTTTTCGGAAAAGGAGTAACTAAATCCGTTAAATTAATTAATGATATTATTAATAAAAAATTAAAAAATAACAATGCTAACGATCAAGAAAGTATTGATAATACTATGATTCAATTAGACGGAAGTAAAAATAAATCCAAATTAGGATCAAATACTATTTTATCTGTATCATTAGCAACAGCAAAAGCAGTAGCAGCGTATAAGGGTATACCTTTATACCAACACATCTCTGAATTAAACGGTACTTCAGGCCAATTTTCTATGCCTATTCCAATGATAAACATCATAAATGGAGGTAAACATGCAAATAATAATATAGATATACAAGAATTTATGATACAACCAATTAACACAAAAACAATAAAAGAAGCAATTCGAATAGGATCAGAAATATTTCATATGCTAGGAATAATTTTAAAAAGAAATCATTTAAGTACAACAGTAGGAGACGAAGGTGGATATGCACCTAATTTAAAATCAAACGAAGCAGCATTAATGATTATGAAAGAAGCAGTTGAAGAATCAGGATATACACTAGGGAAAGATATTACTTTTGCTTTAGATTGTGCAGCTTCTGAGCTTTATGACAAA from Buchnera aphidicola (Melaphis rhois) includes the following:
- a CDS encoding CTP synthase translates to MTTYYVFITGGVVSSLGKGITTASLAAILEARNLNVTIIKLDPYINVDPGTISPTQHGEVFVTEDGAETDLDLGHYERFIRNKMTRQNNFTTGSIYSEVLKKERDGDYLGSTIQVIPHITNAIKNRIIACSKGKDIIFVEIGGTVGDIESLPFLEAIRQMAVDVGKRNTIYIHLTLVPYISVTGEIKTKPTQHSVKELLSIGIQPDILICRSKKTISIIERKKIALFCNVSEKSVISLKDVKSIYTIPKLLNIQKVDNLICNHFKLNAPKANLSEWDQVIFNEHNSNKTVTIGIIGKYVELPDAYKSVIEALKHGGLQNKTIINIKLINSKNINESNINSLEFLHGILIPGGFGKAGINGKIVSVKYARENNIPFFGICLGMQIALIEFARNVVGLKEANSTEFLPKCKYPVISLIQEQKKILNKTTSKTNKKRLLGKMRLGSQICYLKNNSLSKKLYGANTIVERHRHRYEVNNNFLKEIEKRGLNVTGLSENKKLVEIIELSNHIWFLACQFHPEFTSTPRDGHPLFSNFIKAALQYKKKHNIHC
- the eno gene encoding phosphopyruvate hydratase, encoding MIKIKKILAREIIDSRGYPTVESEVHVEGGFFGLASSPSGSSTGSKEALELRDNDASRFFGKGVTKSVKLINDIINKKLKNNNANDQESIDNTMIQLDGSKNKSKLGSNTILSVSLATAKAVAAYKGIPLYQHISELNGTSGQFSMPIPMINIINGGKHANNNIDIQEFMIQPINTKTIKEAIRIGSEIFHMLGIILKRNHLSTTVGDEGGYAPNLKSNEAALMIMKEAVEESGYTLGKDITFALDCAASELYDKNKQKYTLVGERKEFTSKELTHYLEDLVQRYPITSIEDGQEESDWDGFLYQTKILGKKVQLVGDDLFVTNTCLLKKGIKKKIANSILVKLNQIGTLSETLKTIKVAKQANYSVIISHRSGETEDTFISDLSVGTSANQIKTGSMCRTERTSKYNQLIRIEENLKNNKIYSIT